The following are from one region of the Eubacterium sp. MSJ-33 genome:
- a CDS encoding DUF1648 domain-containing protein: protein MKFINTRKFTWIICIIGCLLALVSIFFLPTMIPIHFANGIADNYVRKIQIFLFPILQVLITFLTGREKVKYCLTHSKTFLTDIQFNWMIDGVLLLVMFAEIWVIYASFA, encoded by the coding sequence ATGAAGTTTATTAATACCAGAAAATTCACATGGATAATTTGCATTATAGGATGTTTGCTTGCTCTTGTGAGCATATTTTTCTTACCGACTATGATTCCAATACATTTTGCAAATGGGATTGCGGATAATTATGTAAGAAAAATACAAATATTCTTATTTCCTATATTACAGGTACTTATCACATTTTTGACAGGACGAGAAAAAGTAAAATATTGCCTGACACATTCAAAAACTTTCTTAACAGACATCCAGTTTAATTGGATGATAGATGGAGTACTTTTATTGGTAATGTTTGCAGAAATATGGGTTATCTATGCTTCATTTGCATAG